From Vibrio splendidus, a single genomic window includes:
- the flgG gene encoding flagellar basal-body rod protein FlgG: MHPALWVSKTGLDAQQTNISTISNNLANASTIGFKKSRAVFEDLFYQNINQPGGQSSQNTELPSGLMLGAGSKVVATQKVHTHGNAQTTSNSLDMMIEGDGFFQVEMPDGETGYSRNGQFTLNGDGAIVTSGQGYALQPEIVIPEDAISVTVGNDGEVSVRLRGEQNNVVVGQITITDFVNPGGLEPVGQNLYLPTGASGDPQEGVPGFDGLGNIRQSMLETSNVNVTEELVNMIEAQRVYEMNSKVISSVDKMMSFVNQQL; this comes from the coding sequence ATGCATCCAGCATTATGGGTAAGTAAAACAGGTTTAGATGCACAACAAACCAATATCTCAACGATTTCGAACAACCTTGCCAACGCCTCGACCATTGGTTTTAAAAAGAGCCGTGCGGTATTTGAAGATCTGTTCTATCAGAATATCAACCAGCCAGGTGGCCAATCGTCTCAAAATACTGAGCTGCCAAGTGGCTTGATGTTAGGTGCAGGTTCAAAAGTAGTCGCAACTCAAAAAGTGCACACTCACGGTAACGCGCAAACGACGTCGAACAGCTTAGATATGATGATTGAAGGCGACGGCTTCTTCCAAGTTGAAATGCCAGACGGTGAAACAGGTTACAGCCGAAATGGTCAGTTCACTCTGAACGGTGACGGCGCGATCGTTACATCAGGTCAAGGTTATGCTCTGCAACCAGAAATCGTGATTCCTGAAGATGCGATTTCGGTAACTGTTGGTAACGACGGTGAAGTATCAGTACGCCTACGTGGTGAGCAAAACAACGTCGTGGTTGGCCAAATCACCATCACTGACTTCGTAAACCCAGGTGGTTTAGAGCCTGTAGGTCAAAACCTTTACTTACCAACCGGTGCTAGTGGCGACCCGCAAGAGGGTGTTCCTGGCTTTGATGGCTTAGGTAATATTCGTCAGTCGATGCTAGAAACATCGAACGTCAACGTAACCGAAGAGCTGGTTAATATGATTGAAGCTCAACGTGTTTATGAAATGAACTCGAAAGTTATCTCGTCGGTAGACAAGATGATGAGCTTTGTTAACCAACAGCTGTAA
- the flgH gene encoding flagellar basal body L-ring protein FlgH has protein sequence MKRIFCLALFMSMTGCAVLDPIETPAEENATTVVDAVEGDKSAQESSGIIDTLRGRTDPVAGDPAWAPINPKEKPEHYAAATGSLFNVNHIGSMYDDSKPRGIGDIITVALDENTRATKKANADMSKSNDASMEPLAVGGQELTIDKYNFSYDLSNTNTFAGDASANQSNSISGYITVEVIEVLANGNLVVRGEKWMTLNTGDEYIRLSGTIRPDDIDFENTIASNRVSNARIQYSGTGVQKDMQEPGFLARFFNVSL, from the coding sequence ATGAAACGTATTTTTTGTTTAGCTCTGTTTATGTCTATGACGGGTTGTGCTGTACTGGATCCGATCGAGACTCCAGCAGAAGAAAACGCAACCACAGTAGTTGATGCAGTGGAAGGTGATAAGTCGGCTCAAGAGAGCTCAGGCATTATTGATACACTTCGTGGTCGAACCGATCCAGTTGCTGGTGACCCAGCATGGGCGCCAATCAATCCAAAAGAAAAACCAGAACACTACGCAGCAGCAACGGGCTCACTGTTCAATGTTAATCACATTGGCAGCATGTATGACGACTCAAAACCTCGTGGCATTGGAGACATCATTACCGTGGCGTTAGACGAGAATACTCGAGCGACCAAGAAAGCCAACGCAGACATGTCTAAGTCGAACGATGCATCGATGGAGCCGCTGGCAGTTGGTGGTCAAGAGCTGACTATCGACAAGTACAACTTTTCTTATGATCTGAGCAACACCAACACCTTTGCGGGTGACGCGTCAGCCAACCAAAGTAACAGCATCAGCGGCTACATTACCGTTGAAGTTATCGAAGTATTAGCCAATGGTAACCTAGTGGTTCGTGGTGAAAAGTGGATGACACTGAATACGGGTGATGAGTATATCCGCCTAAGTGGTACTATCCGCCCTGACGATATAGATTTTGAAAATACCATCGCTTCAAACCGTGTTTCTAACGCACGAATTCAGTACTCAGGGACTGGAGTGCAAAAAGATATGCAAGAGCCTGGATTCTTGGCACGATTCTTTAATGTATCACTGTAG
- a CDS encoding flagellar basal body P-ring protein FlgI, whose translation MKKLTLVLFGMLFLATSAHAARIKDVAKVAGVRSNQLVGYGLVTGLPGTGETTPFTDQTFNAMLQNFGIQLPPGTKPKTKNVAAVIVTAELPAFSKQGQEVDVTVSSIGSAKSLRGGTLLQTFLKGLDGQVYAVAQGNLVVSGFSAQGNDGSKIVGNNPNVGIISSGATVEQEIPTPFGRGDYITFNLIQSDFTTAQRLADAVNNFLGPQMASAVDATSVKVRAPREISQRVAFLSAIENIEFDPAEGSAKIIVNSRTGTIVVGKHVRLKAAAVTHGGMTVAIKENLNVSQPNAFSGGQTVVVPDSDIEVTEADGKMFKFEPGLTLDDLVRAVNEVGAAPSDLMAILQALKQAGAIEGQLIII comes from the coding sequence ATGAAAAAACTAACACTCGTACTATTCGGCATGCTATTTCTTGCCACCAGTGCCCATGCTGCGCGTATCAAAGACGTGGCAAAAGTGGCGGGTGTTCGTAGTAACCAACTTGTCGGTTATGGTTTGGTGACTGGTTTGCCGGGTACAGGTGAGACAACTCCCTTTACCGATCAAACGTTTAACGCGATGCTGCAAAATTTTGGCATTCAATTGCCGCCCGGCACTAAGCCAAAAACCAAAAACGTAGCGGCAGTAATTGTTACCGCTGAGCTTCCTGCGTTCTCTAAGCAAGGTCAGGAAGTTGACGTAACAGTGTCTTCTATCGGTTCAGCAAAAAGCCTTCGTGGTGGTACCTTGCTACAGACCTTCCTGAAAGGTCTAGATGGTCAAGTGTATGCGGTCGCACAAGGTAACTTGGTAGTAAGTGGCTTTAGTGCACAAGGTAACGACGGTTCTAAGATTGTCGGTAACAACCCTAACGTCGGTATCATCTCTAGCGGTGCGACGGTTGAACAAGAAATCCCAACTCCATTTGGCCGTGGTGACTACATCACTTTCAACCTAATCCAATCCGATTTTACAACGGCTCAGCGTTTGGCTGACGCGGTTAATAATTTCCTAGGCCCACAAATGGCTTCAGCGGTCGACGCGACTTCAGTCAAAGTTCGTGCGCCACGTGAAATCAGCCAACGTGTGGCTTTCTTATCTGCCATTGAAAATATCGAATTCGACCCTGCAGAGGGTTCTGCAAAAATCATTGTTAATTCTCGTACCGGTACCATTGTTGTTGGTAAGCACGTGCGCCTAAAAGCGGCAGCGGTAACGCACGGTGGTATGACTGTCGCAATTAAAGAAAACCTCAACGTGAGCCAACCGAATGCATTTTCTGGTGGTCAAACGGTCGTCGTTCCTGATTCTGATATCGAAGTCACCGAAGCCGATGGCAAGATGTTCAAGTTTGAACCGGGTCTAACGCTGGATGATTTGGTTCGAGCAGTCAACGAAGTGGGCGCAGCGCCTTCTGATTTAATGGCAATCCTTCAAGCACTGAAACAAGCGGGTGCAATTGAAGGTCAATTGATCATTATCTAA
- the flgJ gene encoding flagellar assembly peptidoglycan hydrolase FlgJ, producing MIKNNNDIGFIHDIGSLDRLRQQAVNGEEGSEKEALTAAAKQFESIFTSMLFKSMRDANSSFKSDMLNSQNEQFYRQMQDDQMASELSASGSLGLADMIVAQLSAGQASDATEDKVRTEGFDTSLERPQYSGRSEEKVSQVQSAMSATALSAAKQPASFDSPESFVTSMKPYAEKAASALGVDSSLLLAQAALETGWGSKMIKNSLGNSNNLFNIKADRSWKGDKVATQTLEFHGKTAVKESASFRSYSNFEDSFNDYVKFLNENPRYETALQHQGNSENFIKGIHQAGYATDPNYADKVLRVKAKIDEMN from the coding sequence ATGATTAAGAATAACAATGACATCGGCTTTATCCACGACATCGGCAGCCTAGACCGCCTTCGTCAACAAGCGGTAAACGGTGAAGAAGGCAGCGAGAAAGAAGCATTAACCGCTGCGGCAAAACAGTTTGAATCGATTTTTACTTCGATGTTGTTTAAGTCGATGCGTGATGCGAACTCTAGTTTTAAGTCGGATATGCTGAACAGCCAGAACGAGCAGTTTTATCGTCAGATGCAAGATGACCAAATGGCGAGTGAGTTAAGCGCTTCAGGTTCATTAGGCCTTGCGGACATGATTGTAGCTCAGTTAAGCGCTGGTCAAGCAAGCGACGCGACAGAAGATAAGGTTCGTACTGAAGGTTTTGATACCTCACTGGAAAGGCCTCAGTATTCAGGTCGTTCAGAAGAGAAAGTATCTCAAGTTCAATCTGCTATGTCAGCAACAGCCCTATCAGCAGCAAAACAACCAGCATCTTTCGATTCTCCAGAATCTTTTGTTACCTCAATGAAGCCTTACGCTGAAAAAGCGGCGAGCGCGCTCGGTGTTGATTCGTCACTGCTATTGGCACAAGCGGCACTTGAAACAGGTTGGGGCTCTAAGATGATTAAGAATTCTCTAGGCAACAGCAACAACTTATTCAACATTAAAGCCGATAGAAGCTGGAAGGGTGATAAGGTCGCGACTCAAACGCTTGAGTTCCATGGCAAAACAGCCGTTAAAGAGTCAGCATCTTTCCGTTCTTACTCTAATTTCGAAGATAGCTTTAATGATTACGTGAAGTTCTTGAATGAAAATCCAAGATACGAAACGGCGCTACAGCATCAAGGCAATTCAGAGAATTTCATCAAAGGTATTCATCAGGCTGGTTACGCAACTGACCCTAACTATGCAGACAAGGTTTTACGAGTTAAAGCCAAGATCGATGAGATGAACTAG
- the flgK gene encoding flagellar hook-associated protein FlgK: protein MASDLLNVGAQSVLTAQRQLNTTGHNISNANTEGYSRQSVIQGVNDPRQYGGQSYGMGVHVENVRRSWDQFAVKELNLSTTNAANKGDTEANLDMLSSMLSSVASKKIPENLNEWFDSVKTLADTPNDVGARKVVLEKAGLVTKTLNEFHETVRQQSDSTNKKLEVGIERVNQIAVEIRDVQRLMMRTPGPHNDLRDQHEKLINELSGYTKVTVTPRSNAEGFNVHIGNGHTLVSGSEASQLKLVDGLPDTHQRRLAIVEGKSLKPITSNDIDGKIGAMLDMRDEHIPDIMDELGRLATAFSEKVNSLQSQGLDLNGNVGQDIFTDVNSERVAKSRVTAGSQSKADVAVYIDDTSALKGGEYGLKYDGSDYVVTKPDGEMVKVSTNAAGNAFYLDGMRVEVRNPPELGEKLLLRPTRNFAAQIQMETKDPRDIAAQSYEASTTFAKGSAGFKILAAGQLREFEVIVSPKGEQFAVTDPKGNILMQPQPYPPEGPVTINGTTFELTAGAVANDKFTANLVPSEGDNGNLRKLQDLQTGKILNDGESTILDLYHNLNTNTGLKASTANRLSDIATLEKESAQERIASVSGVNLDEEAANMMKFQQAYMASSRIMQAANDTFNTILALR, encoded by the coding sequence ATGGCGTCGGATCTTCTGAATGTAGGGGCACAAAGTGTTCTTACGGCTCAGAGACAGCTCAACACCACAGGTCATAACATTTCTAACGCCAACACAGAGGGCTATAGCCGCCAGTCTGTGATTCAAGGTGTGAATGACCCGCGCCAGTACGGTGGGCAATCCTACGGTATGGGTGTGCATGTGGAAAATGTTCGCCGCTCTTGGGATCAGTTTGCCGTCAAAGAACTTAACTTATCGACAACTAATGCCGCCAACAAAGGCGATACCGAAGCCAATCTCGATATGCTGTCGAGCATGTTGTCGTCGGTCGCTTCAAAGAAGATTCCAGAAAACCTCAACGAATGGTTTGATTCCGTTAAGACTCTCGCCGATACCCCAAATGATGTGGGTGCGCGTAAGGTCGTGTTAGAGAAAGCAGGGCTTGTAACTAAAACCTTGAATGAATTTCATGAAACGGTACGTCAACAGTCTGATTCTACGAATAAAAAATTAGAAGTCGGCATTGAACGAGTAAACCAAATTGCGGTAGAGATTCGTGACGTTCAGCGTCTGATGATGCGAACTCCTGGGCCTCACAATGATTTACGAGATCAGCACGAAAAGCTGATCAATGAGCTATCTGGCTACACCAAAGTGACGGTAACGCCGCGCTCTAATGCGGAAGGATTTAACGTCCATATTGGTAATGGTCATACCTTGGTTTCTGGTAGCGAAGCAAGTCAACTGAAGCTAGTTGACGGTTTACCTGATACGCATCAGCGTCGACTGGCGATTGTTGAAGGTAAGTCTCTGAAGCCGATTACCAGTAATGATATCGATGGGAAAATCGGTGCCATGCTCGATATGCGAGACGAACACATTCCTGACATCATGGATGAGCTTGGGCGTTTAGCGACGGCTTTCTCGGAGAAAGTAAACTCACTTCAATCACAAGGTTTGGATCTCAATGGCAACGTTGGCCAAGATATTTTCACCGATGTGAACTCTGAGCGGGTGGCGAAATCACGCGTGACGGCTGGCAGCCAGTCAAAGGCTGATGTTGCCGTTTATATTGATGACACCTCTGCCTTAAAAGGCGGCGAGTATGGTCTTAAGTATGATGGCAGTGATTATGTCGTGACCAAGCCTGACGGTGAAATGGTAAAAGTCAGCACTAATGCAGCAGGCAATGCTTTTTATCTAGATGGGATGCGAGTCGAAGTTCGAAACCCGCCTGAATTGGGTGAGAAGCTGTTACTGCGTCCAACGCGTAACTTTGCTGCTCAGATTCAGATGGAAACCAAAGACCCTAGAGATATTGCCGCACAAAGTTATGAGGCATCGACTACGTTCGCGAAAGGCTCGGCGGGGTTCAAGATCCTAGCGGCCGGTCAATTGCGTGAGTTTGAAGTGATTGTTTCACCAAAAGGTGAGCAGTTTGCCGTGACTGACCCGAAAGGCAATATTTTAATGCAGCCGCAGCCGTACCCACCTGAAGGGCCGGTTACGATTAATGGCACGACTTTCGAGTTGACCGCTGGCGCTGTGGCAAACGATAAATTTACGGCAAACCTTGTCCCATCAGAGGGTGACAACGGTAACTTGCGTAAGCTGCAAGATCTCCAAACCGGTAAGATCTTGAATGATGGTGAGTCTACGATTTTAGACCTTTACCACAACTTGAATACCAACACGGGCCTGAAAGCGTCGACGGCAAATCGGTTAAGCGACATTGCCACCTTAGAAAAGGAATCCGCTCAGGAACGTATTGCTTCAGTGTCGGGGGTTAACCTCGATGAAGAAGCGGCAAATATGATGAAATTTCAGCAAGCGTATATGGCTTCTTCACGCATCATGCAAGCAGCCAATGATACGTTCAATACTATTTTGGCTCTGAGGTAG
- the flgL gene encoding flagellar hook-associated protein FlgL — MLNRISSFHNYQSVQNDLRRQENKIHHNQAQLASGKKLQSPSDDPLATHYLQNIGQQSEQLKQYSDAIVLVRNRLEHHEVLVSNTEGFADEAKRTVMEMINGALSPEDRLAKKREIQELSNNFLHLANSQDESGNYTFAGTKPKNQPFFRDNQGNVSYQGDDYQRKMRVASSFEMAMNDPGSKLFMEIDNPFGDYEPQYELEPASELLLERATNSAEDGSTYKVTFVDMQTGNYAYQLEKDGAVVAAEDFDPSTGIVYEGLNIQIKGQITKGDSITLEPRETFSIFDTFKEAAEQAENPVSDASATAKLHQVTEEFHAAFIHLTKARTDVGARLSTLDIQEQQHEDFKLSLAKAKSNFEDLDYSKAIIEFNENSRALQASQQAFGKTKDLTLFNYI; from the coding sequence ATGTTGAATCGTATTTCTAGCTTCCACAATTACCAATCTGTTCAGAACGACTTGCGCCGTCAAGAGAACAAGATACATCACAACCAAGCACAACTTGCTTCAGGTAAGAAGTTGCAGTCGCCGAGTGATGATCCTCTTGCGACCCATTATTTACAGAATATTGGTCAGCAATCAGAGCAGCTAAAGCAATATAGTGACGCAATCGTCTTGGTTCGTAATCGATTGGAGCATCACGAGGTATTGGTCTCCAACACCGAGGGTTTTGCTGATGAAGCAAAACGAACCGTGATGGAAATGATTAACGGTGCGCTTTCTCCAGAGGACCGCTTAGCGAAGAAACGCGAGATCCAAGAGCTATCGAATAACTTTCTGCATCTAGCTAACTCTCAAGATGAGTCGGGCAATTACACGTTTGCGGGTACTAAGCCGAAGAATCAACCCTTCTTTAGAGATAACCAAGGTAATGTCAGCTATCAGGGCGATGACTATCAGCGAAAGATGCGTGTAGCGAGTAGCTTCGAGATGGCGATGAATGATCCGGGCAGCAAGTTATTTATGGAAATAGATAACCCGTTTGGTGATTACGAACCTCAATACGAGCTTGAACCTGCTTCTGAATTACTTTTGGAACGTGCGACGAACTCAGCTGAAGATGGGTCAACGTATAAAGTGACGTTCGTTGATATGCAGACAGGAAATTATGCTTATCAACTTGAAAAAGATGGCGCAGTGGTGGCCGCGGAAGACTTTGATCCTTCGACTGGCATTGTCTATGAAGGTTTGAATATCCAAATCAAAGGCCAAATCACTAAAGGTGATTCGATCACCTTAGAACCACGAGAGACTTTCTCTATCTTTGATACGTTCAAAGAGGCGGCTGAGCAGGCTGAAAACCCGGTATCGGATGCATCAGCAACAGCGAAATTGCACCAAGTAACCGAAGAGTTCCACGCTGCGTTTATCCATTTGACCAAGGCGAGAACCGATGTTGGTGCGCGTTTAAGTACGCTAGATATTCAAGAGCAACAGCATGAAGATTTTAAGTTGTCTTTAGCCAAAGCAAAAAGCAACTTTGAAGACTTGGATTACTCGAAAGCCATCATTGAGTTCAATGAAAACTCACGAGCATTGCAAGCTTCTCAACAAGCGTTTGGTAAAACCAAAGACCTGACCTTGTTTAACTATATTTAA
- a CDS encoding flagellin, which translates to MAINVSTNVSAMTAQRYLNKASNDLATSMERLSSGHKINSAKDDAAGLQISNRLTAQSRGLDVAMRNANDGISIAQTAEGAMNESTNVLQRMRDLAIQSSNGTNSAAERTALNEESSALQDELNRIAETTSFGGRRLLNGSFGEASFQIGSSSGEAMIMGLTSVRADDFRMGGTTFDSENGKDKSWEVPPTASDLKLEFRTKAGEDIVLDINTKAGDDIEELATYINGQSDLVNASVTDDGRIQLFVAEPDLEGAMSISGGLASELGIKSEGRATSVQDISLTSVAGSQNAISVIDSAMKYVDSQRADLGAKQNRLSHSINNLANVQENVDASNSRIKDTDFAKETTQMTKSQILQQAGTSILAQAKQLPNSAMTLLQ; encoded by the coding sequence ATGGCTATTAATGTAAGCACTAACGTTTCTGCTATGACAGCACAGCGTTACCTGAATAAAGCGTCTAATGACTTAGCGACCTCTATGGAGCGTTTGTCATCAGGGCATAAAATCAACAGCGCGAAAGACGATGCAGCCGGTCTGCAAATCTCTAACCGTTTAACAGCGCAATCACGTGGTTTAGACGTGGCAATGCGTAATGCCAATGATGGTATTTCAATTGCACAAACCGCTGAAGGCGCGATGAACGAATCAACCAACGTACTACAACGTATGCGTGATCTAGCGATTCAATCATCAAACGGTACGAACTCGGCAGCGGAACGTACCGCGCTTAATGAAGAGTCTTCGGCACTTCAAGATGAGCTAAACCGTATCGCGGAAACGACCTCGTTTGGTGGCCGTCGTCTGTTGAATGGTTCATTTGGTGAAGCATCTTTCCAGATAGGTTCTAGCTCTGGCGAAGCGATGATTATGGGACTCACGAGTGTTCGAGCTGATGATTTCCGTATGGGCGGCACTACGTTCGATTCTGAAAATGGTAAAGATAAAAGCTGGGAAGTGCCGCCAACGGCGAGCGACCTTAAGCTTGAATTCAGAACCAAAGCAGGTGAAGACATCGTTTTAGATATCAATACCAAAGCGGGTGATGATATCGAAGAGCTTGCTACTTACATTAATGGTCAATCTGATCTTGTGAACGCATCGGTTACCGATGATGGTCGCATTCAACTATTTGTTGCTGAACCTGACCTTGAAGGTGCAATGTCGATCTCTGGTGGCCTAGCATCTGAGCTAGGTATTAAGAGTGAAGGCCGTGCAACATCGGTTCAAGATATCAGCTTGACTAGCGTTGCAGGTTCACAAAACGCAATCAGCGTAATTGATTCTGCAATGAAGTACGTAGATTCACAGCGTGCTGATTTGGGTGCTAAACAGAACCGTCTAAGCCACAGTATTAATAACTTGGCAAACGTTCAAGAGAACGTAGACGCTTCTAACAGCCGAATCAAAGATACGGACTTTGCGAAAGAGACGACGCAAATGACCAAATCACAAATTCTGCAACAAGCAGGTACTTCGATACTTGCTCAAGCAAAACAGTTGCCTAACTCTGCAATGACACTATTGCAATAG
- a CDS encoding flagellin, giving the protein MAVNVNTNVSAMTAQRYLNNANSAQQTSMERLASGSKINSAKDDAAGLQISNRLNVQSRGLDVAVRNANDGISIAQTAEGAMNETTNILQRMRDLSLQSSNGSNSKSERVAIQEEVTALNDELNRIAETTSFGGNKLLNGTHGTKSFQIGADNGEAVMLQLKDMRSDNAQMGGKSYQTENAKDKDWNVQAGANDLKMSFTDNFGQAQEIDVSAKAGDDIEELATYINGQQDSVKASVTEDGKLQMFTGNNKVEGEVAFSGSLAGELGMQPGKDVTVDTIDVTSVGGAQESVAVIDAALKYVDSHRAELGAFQNRFDHAISNLDNINENVNASKSRIKDTDFAKETTQMTKSQILSQASSSILAQAKQAPNSALSLLG; this is encoded by the coding sequence ATGGCAGTGAATGTAAATACAAACGTTTCAGCGATGACAGCGCAACGTTACCTAAACAACGCAAACAGCGCACAACAAACATCAATGGAGCGTCTAGCTTCAGGCTCTAAAATCAACAGCGCGAAAGATGACGCTGCGGGCCTACAAATCTCTAACCGTTTGAACGTTCAGAGCCGCGGCCTTGATGTTGCTGTTCGTAACGCGAATGACGGTATCTCAATTGCACAAACTGCTGAAGGTGCAATGAACGAGACAACGAACATCCTGCAACGTATGCGTGATTTGTCTCTACAATCTTCAAACGGCTCAAACTCAAAATCAGAGCGTGTAGCGATTCAAGAAGAAGTAACAGCACTGAACGACGAACTAAACCGTATCGCGGAAACGACGTCTTTTGGTGGTAACAAGCTGCTTAACGGTACTCACGGTACTAAATCATTCCAAATCGGTGCGGATAACGGTGAAGCGGTAATGCTTCAACTGAAAGACATGCGCTCTGATAACGCTCAGATGGGTGGTAAGAGCTACCAAACTGAGAATGCGAAAGACAAAGACTGGAACGTTCAAGCTGGCGCAAACGACCTAAAAATGTCGTTCACTGATAACTTCGGCCAAGCACAAGAAATCGATGTGTCTGCGAAAGCGGGCGACGACATCGAAGAGCTAGCAACGTACATCAACGGTCAACAAGACTCTGTTAAAGCGTCTGTAACTGAAGACGGTAAGCTACAAATGTTTACTGGTAACAACAAAGTTGAAGGCGAAGTGGCATTCTCTGGCAGCCTTGCTGGCGAACTAGGTATGCAACCTGGCAAAGACGTAACGGTTGATACTATCGACGTAACATCAGTTGGCGGCGCACAAGAGTCTGTAGCAGTTATCGATGCGGCACTTAAGTATGTGGATAGCCACCGTGCTGAGCTAGGTGCTTTCCAAAACCGTTTCGACCATGCGATCAGCAACTTAGACAACATTAACGAAAACGTTAATGCATCTAAGAGCCGTATTAAAGATACCGATTTCGCGAAAGAAACGACTCAGATGACTAAGTCTCAGATCCTTTCTCAAGCTTCAAGCTCGATTCTTGCTCAAGCGAAGCAAGCTCCGAACTCGGCACTTAGCCTACTAGGTTAA
- a CDS encoding flagellin, giving the protein MAINVSTNVSAMTAQRYLNSAAEGTQKSMERLSSGYKINSAKDDAAGLQISNRLTSQSRGLDMAVKNANDGISIAQTAEGAMNESTNILQRMRDLSLQSSNGSNSKSERVAIQEEVSALNTELNRIAETTSFGGNKLLNGTYGSQSFQIGADSGEAVMLTMNNMRTDTQDMGGKSYGVTEGKDASWRVAAGSDLTIKYNDKFGEAQELSISAKEGNDMEELATYINGQSQDVKASVGEGGKLQLFASSQKVEGDVEFGGSLAGELGIGAAKDVTVNDIDVTSVAGANEAVSIIDGALKSVDSNRASLGAFQNRFDHAISNLDNINENVNASKSRIKDTDYAKETTAMTKSQILQQASTSILAQAKQSPSAALSLLG; this is encoded by the coding sequence ATGGCGATTAATGTAAGCACTAATGTGTCTGCAATGACGGCTCAGCGCTACCTAAATAGCGCGGCTGAAGGTACTCAAAAATCAATGGAGCGTTTGTCTTCTGGCTATAAAATCAATAGCGCAAAAGATGATGCTGCAGGCCTACAAATCTCTAACCGCTTAACGTCGCAAAGCCGTGGCCTAGATATGGCTGTGAAAAACGCGAATGATGGTATCTCTATTGCACAGACAGCTGAAGGTGCAATGAATGAGTCAACCAACATTCTGCAACGTATGCGTGACCTTTCTCTTCAATCTTCAAATGGTTCAAACAGCAAATCTGAACGTGTTGCGATCCAAGAAGAAGTCTCTGCTCTAAACACAGAGCTTAACCGTATTGCTGAAACGACCTCTTTTGGTGGTAACAAGCTTCTTAACGGTACTTACGGCAGCCAATCTTTCCAAATCGGTGCAGATTCTGGTGAAGCAGTAATGCTGACGATGAATAACATGCGTACTGACACTCAAGACATGGGTGGCAAGAGCTACGGCGTTACAGAAGGCAAAGATGCTTCTTGGCGTGTAGCTGCAGGTTCTGATCTGACTATCAAATACAACGATAAGTTTGGTGAAGCACAAGAGTTGTCTATTTCTGCGAAGGAAGGCAACGATATGGAAGAGCTAGCAACTTACATCAATGGTCAGAGCCAAGACGTTAAAGCGTCAGTTGGTGAAGGCGGCAAACTGCAACTTTTCGCTTCAAGTCAAAAAGTTGAAGGTGATGTTGAGTTCGGCGGCAGCCTTGCAGGTGAACTTGGTATTGGTGCAGCTAAAGATGTGACTGTTAACGACATTGACGTAACATCGGTTGCTGGCGCGAACGAAGCGGTATCTATCATTGATGGCGCACTAAAATCTGTTGATAGTAACCGTGCTTCTCTTGGTGCTTTCCAAAACCGTTTTGACCACGCAATCAGCAACTTAGATAACATCAACGAAAACGTAAATGCATCTAAGAGCCGTATCAAAGATACTGATTACGCGAAAGAAACGACAGCAATGACGAAGTCTCAAATCCTACAACAGGCGAGTACTTCTATCCTAGCTCAAGCAAAACAATCACCATCAGCAGCTCTAAGCTTATTGGGCTAA
- the flaG gene encoding flagellar protein FlaG → MEIPSNASNIQPYGSPNGIKFASDEGSSASSTSRLKEATSYGKVEKSKEQATEAAIQLAQHRQELNNEERVKMVEKVNEFISSLNKGVAFKVDEESGRDVVTIYETTTGDIIRQIPDEEMLEILRRLAAQNSNSRIFEVKV, encoded by the coding sequence ATGGAAATACCATCCAACGCATCGAACATCCAGCCTTATGGCTCACCTAATGGCATTAAATTTGCAAGCGATGAAGGTAGTAGTGCGTCGAGCACTTCACGACTGAAAGAAGCAACATCTTATGGCAAGGTAGAAAAATCGAAAGAGCAAGCTACTGAAGCGGCGATTCAATTAGCTCAACATCGACAAGAGTTAAACAATGAAGAGCGAGTCAAGATGGTAGAGAAGGTAAACGAGTTTATCTCCTCTCTCAACAAGGGTGTTGCCTTTAAAGTCGATGAAGAGTCGGGGAGAGATGTGGTTACCATTTATGAGACCACAACCGGTGATATTATTCGCCAGATCCCTGACGAAGAAATGCTTGAAATTCTAAGACGCCTAGCAGCCCAAAACTCAAATAGTAGAATATTTGAGGTGAAGGTTTAA